One genomic segment of Pedobacter endophyticus includes these proteins:
- a CDS encoding SusC/RagA family TonB-linked outer membrane protein produces the protein MDKRLIGLIFLFLSPFFSSAQNPTSPIINATLSGTVIDAKTKETLIGASIKIEGTTNGAATDREGKFQLVTGQKYPFTLLVNFIGYKQTAVVVNQNQITVELVEDYNPLDDVVVVGYGTQKKVNLTGSVATVDAKTLANRPITNATQALQNVPGVFTNQTKGRPGADAATIRIRGAGTLNNNNPLVLVDGIEFPLGDVNPNDIESVTVLKDAASAAIYGNRAANGVILVKTKTGKKGTFNIDYSFYAGSQKATQFPDAVTNTVDYMIGKNRALANEGKPAESSEALINEYRNGTDPYIYPNTNWFDVMFRNAAIQEHSLRISGGSEKTAFSISLGYLDQDGIMIGSSGNRYSLNSNITSDITKNLKVGASLSANFWNSRESAYSADDGNGEGGLMGLIYRGLPFQTAYAQDGTYADQWIRVPGHNFFRNPVALANEGFNKNNQYRTLANVFLEYQLPFNIKYKTTLGANLLYGINKYSYPAINLTNPKTGVVTPIGNTPARGIRQISQNNINITNFHTLTWEKQLNKHHLGALAGFSLERFNDGNFSAYNEGYLGNELTELNAGSTSPQVSGTSGASRLQSYFGRFNYNYNEKYLFEANFRYDGSSRFAEDKRWGFFPSFSAGWRISEEDFIKNLNVFSNLKLRASYGKLGNQNVALFSYVDAISLGQNYNFNGTVVSGAAITQLSDPNITWETTTMSDIGLEGGFFNNKLTFEVDLFDKQTSKILRQISVPGQVGNLAGPVKNIGAVNNRGFEVTLGFNHSINDFRYNASANLTYVKNKVTNLNGQKYYASNTIIQEGSAIDSFYGLQAEGIFQSADEVKAHAFQNAGTVPGDLKYRDVDGNGVIDNNDRVVIGNSIPKFVYGFSGGIGYKRWDFSFIFQGLQNVDTYLTGNLAQPFKNGAGVTSDWLTDSWTPTNTNASLPRLTTSNGYPQNFQTSSFWVRDASYLRLKNVQLSYSFPTKWAAKAGIDVLKVFVNAQNYLTFSNFKFSDPERNLTRADLIEYPNAKTISAGINVSFK, from the coding sequence ATGGATAAAAGGCTAATCGGCCTGATCTTTTTATTTCTTTCCCCATTTTTTTCGTCTGCCCAAAACCCCACCAGTCCAATTATTAATGCCACGTTATCGGGAACCGTTATCGATGCAAAGACCAAAGAAACACTTATTGGGGCCTCGATTAAAATTGAAGGCACAACAAATGGCGCTGCTACCGATCGCGAGGGAAAATTTCAGCTGGTTACCGGACAAAAATATCCCTTTACCTTATTGGTTAACTTTATTGGCTATAAGCAAACCGCTGTTGTAGTCAACCAAAACCAAATTACCGTTGAGCTCGTGGAAGATTACAACCCGCTCGATGATGTAGTTGTAGTGGGTTACGGAACACAAAAGAAAGTGAATTTAACAGGCTCCGTAGCCACCGTTGATGCTAAAACCCTTGCCAACCGCCCCATTACCAATGCCACACAGGCCTTGCAAAATGTGCCGGGCGTGTTTACCAACCAAACCAAGGGCCGGCCGGGAGCTGATGCCGCAACCATTCGAATTCGAGGTGCCGGCACGTTGAACAACAATAACCCACTCGTTTTGGTCGATGGGATTGAGTTTCCGCTGGGCGATGTAAATCCGAACGATATTGAGAGTGTCACCGTATTAAAAGATGCCGCCTCGGCTGCTATTTATGGCAACAGGGCGGCAAATGGCGTGATTTTGGTGAAAACCAAAACAGGCAAAAAGGGTACATTTAACATCGATTACAGCTTTTACGCCGGATCGCAAAAGGCAACTCAGTTTCCCGATGCCGTAACCAACACGGTCGATTACATGATTGGCAAAAACCGGGCGCTCGCCAACGAGGGCAAACCTGCCGAAAGCAGCGAAGCCTTAATTAACGAATATCGAAACGGTACCGATCCTTATATTTATCCCAATACCAATTGGTTTGATGTCATGTTTAGGAATGCGGCCATTCAAGAGCACAGTCTTCGCATTTCTGGTGGATCCGAAAAAACGGCCTTTTCCATATCGCTCGGGTATCTAGATCAAGATGGGATTATGATTGGTTCTTCCGGAAACCGATACTCGCTCAATTCCAATATCACTTCCGATATTACAAAGAACCTGAAGGTCGGCGCCAGCTTGTCGGCCAATTTTTGGAACAGCCGCGAAAGTGCCTACAGTGCCGATGATGGCAATGGCGAAGGTGGCTTAATGGGCCTGATTTATCGTGGGCTGCCTTTTCAAACGGCTTATGCACAAGATGGAACCTATGCCGATCAGTGGATTCGTGTACCCGGGCACAATTTTTTCCGAAATCCTGTTGCACTTGCCAACGAGGGCTTCAACAAAAACAATCAGTACCGAACCCTTGCAAACGTGTTTCTCGAGTACCAGTTACCGTTTAACATCAAATATAAAACTACGCTGGGTGCCAACCTGCTTTACGGTATCAACAAATATTCCTATCCAGCTATTAATCTCACCAACCCCAAAACGGGTGTAGTAACGCCTATTGGCAATACTCCCGCCCGTGGCATCAGGCAAATCAGCCAAAACAACATCAACATCACCAATTTCCACACCTTAACCTGGGAAAAGCAGTTGAATAAGCACCATCTGGGCGCTTTGGCCGGCTTTAGTTTAGAACGTTTTAATGATGGAAATTTCTCCGCCTATAACGAAGGTTACCTCGGAAATGAGTTAACCGAACTGAACGCAGGCAGTACCTCGCCACAGGTAAGCGGAACATCGGGCGCTTCACGGTTGCAATCTTATTTTGGCAGGTTTAACTACAATTACAACGAAAAGTACTTGTTCGAAGCCAACTTTAGGTACGATGGCTCATCGAGGTTTGCCGAAGACAAACGTTGGGGATTTTTTCCGTCGTTTTCTGCTGGTTGGCGCATCAGCGAGGAAGATTTTATCAAAAACCTCAATGTGTTCAGCAATTTGAAGCTTCGTGCATCATACGGTAAGCTTGGTAACCAAAATGTAGCACTCTTTAGTTATGTAGATGCGATTTCGCTCGGGCAGAACTATAATTTTAATGGCACAGTGGTAAGTGGAGCGGCAATTACACAGCTTAGTGACCCTAATATTACCTGGGAAACCACAACAATGAGCGATATAGGTTTAGAGGGTGGTTTTTTTAATAATAAACTCACTTTCGAGGTCGATTTATTCGATAAGCAAACGTCCAAAATCTTGAGGCAGATCAGTGTTCCCGGGCAGGTGGGCAACTTAGCCGGTCCTGTAAAAAATATCGGGGCGGTTAACAACCGCGGTTTTGAGGTTACATTGGGTTTTAACCATTCTATTAATGATTTCAGGTACAACGCAAGCGCTAATCTTACCTACGTAAAAAATAAGGTAACCAATTTAAACGGTCAGAAATACTATGCTTCGAATACGATTATTCAAGAGGGATCGGCGATCGACAGTTTTTACGGGCTACAGGCGGAGGGAATTTTTCAATCTGCCGACGAAGTAAAAGCACACGCTTTCCAAAATGCAGGCACTGTTCCCGGCGATTTAAAGTACAGGGATGTAGATGGAAATGGCGTTATCGACAATAACGACCGGGTAGTTATCGGCAATAGCATTCCGAAATTTGTTTATGGTTTTTCGGGTGGTATAGGCTATAAACGGTGGGATTTCAGCTTCATTTTTCAAGGTCTGCAAAATGTTGATACCTACTTAACGGGAAATTTGGCGCAGCCGTTTAAAAATGGTGCCGGCGTAACTTCCGATTGGTTAACCGATTCGTGGACGCCCACAAATACCAACGCTTCGTTGCCCCGCTTAACCACCTCGAACGGTTATCCCCAAAATTTTCAAACTTCCAGTTTCTGGGTTCGCGACGCTTCGTATCTGCGATTGAAAAACGTGCAATTAAGCTATTCGTTTCCCACCAAATGGGCGGCCAAGGCCGGTATCGATGTTTTAAAGGTGTTTGTAAATGCCCAAAATTACCTCACCTTTTCTAATTTCAAGTTTAGCGATCCCGAACGCAATTTAACCCGTGCCGATTTGATTGAATACCCAAATGCCAAAACAATCTCGGCCGGAATTAACGTATCATTTAAATAA
- a CDS encoding arylsulfatase, with protein sequence MKNVFKLSLLALLLSSYHIAEGQTKRKPNIIFILADDLGYGNIKAFSAKSPIPTPNLDQLASEGTKFTRFYAGNTVCAPSRCALMTGFTMGHAWVRGNAKAKDGLAALRAQDTTLAQRLQNNGYKTGMFGKWGLGDEDSKGAPHLKGFDSFYGYLDQSHAHDYYTNRLYEIVGGKTVEVPIDTTKYTEDLIVNKAVDFINENKDQPFFLYLPLTIPHAELKVPDELLKKFQNADGSSKFQPETPFEKKGNYDSQAQPHAAFAAMVNKLDTDVGAIVALVKKLGLENDTYIFFTSDNGAHKEGGADPVYFNSSGPFRGVKRDLYEGGIRVPLIVRAPGKVPVGKSDATPWAFWDVLPTFGELTGTSTPKNIDGLNYAALLKGEKPAKQHEYFYWQFNENGLKEALTKGDWKLIRFKEEGSPEKLELYNLKEDIGEKNDISGNNPATVKQLYALMKQAKTPSENPRFDWSAVEK encoded by the coding sequence ATGAAAAATGTATTTAAACTAAGCTTGCTGGCATTACTGCTGAGCAGTTATCACATTGCGGAGGGCCAGACGAAGAGAAAACCCAACATCATTTTTATCCTTGCCGACGATTTGGGTTATGGCAACATCAAGGCTTTTAGTGCCAAATCGCCAATTCCAACGCCTAATTTAGACCAGCTGGCTAGCGAGGGCACAAAATTTACCCGTTTTTACGCGGGAAACACGGTTTGTGCACCGTCGCGGTGTGCGCTGATGACCGGTTTTACAATGGGCCACGCATGGGTGCGCGGTAATGCGAAGGCCAAAGATGGTTTGGCCGCTTTGCGGGCGCAAGACACAACATTGGCGCAAAGGCTTCAAAACAATGGCTATAAAACGGGCATGTTCGGTAAATGGGGGCTGGGAGATGAAGACAGCAAAGGCGCACCACATTTAAAAGGATTCGACAGTTTTTATGGTTATTTGGATCAGTCGCATGCGCATGATTATTATACCAACCGACTTTACGAAATTGTTGGCGGCAAAACGGTTGAGGTGCCGATTGATACCACAAAATATACCGAAGATTTAATTGTTAACAAAGCCGTCGATTTTATCAATGAAAACAAGGATCAGCCGTTCTTTTTGTATCTACCGCTAACCATTCCGCACGCAGAACTCAAAGTGCCGGATGAGCTGCTTAAAAAGTTTCAAAATGCCGATGGCTCAAGCAAATTTCAACCAGAAACCCCATTCGAAAAGAAAGGAAATTATGATAGCCAGGCGCAGCCGCACGCTGCGTTTGCCGCAATGGTGAACAAGTTAGATACCGATGTGGGTGCCATTGTAGCGTTGGTTAAGAAACTGGGGCTCGAAAATGATACCTATATCTTTTTTACCAGCGATAACGGTGCGCATAAAGAGGGCGGGGCAGATCCGGTTTATTTTAACAGTTCGGGTCCATTTAGAGGTGTAAAAAGAGATTTGTACGAAGGAGGAATCAGAGTTCCGTTAATTGTAAGGGCGCCCGGCAAGGTGCCTGTTGGTAAAAGCGATGCAACCCCCTGGGCGTTTTGGGACGTTTTGCCAACATTTGGCGAGTTGACCGGAACAAGCACTCCTAAAAACATCGATGGGCTGAATTATGCCGCTCTTTTAAAAGGTGAAAAGCCCGCTAAACAACACGAATATTTCTATTGGCAATTTAATGAGAACGGTTTGAAAGAGGCTTTAACAAAAGGCGATTGGAAATTGATTCGTTTTAAGGAAGAAGGATCGCCCGAGAAACTGGAGCTTTACAATTTGAAAGAAGATATTGGCGAGAAAAACGATATTTCTGGCAACAATCCAGCAACGGTAAAACAACTTTACGCTTTGATGAAACAGGCGAAAACGCCGTCGGAAAACCCTCGGTTTGATTGGTCTGCCGTAGAAAAATAA
- a CDS encoding RagB/SusD family nutrient uptake outer membrane protein, with product MRKYILLVMLSFLWFGCKDYLEVTPTDRFTQDTYWNTKIQAEAALNGTYAAIYYNVYSANSIYLDALSPNTYQYNNDYNIISRGLHNAATGYFNDTWNGSYKGIGRANNLLANIDKVEMDAMLKERYKAEAKFLRALYYFPLWNLFGGAPLITEATNYDTQASLPRNTADELLAQILKDLTEASSGTALPLSYSGADKGRATRGAALALKARALLYAKRWKEAAEAAKAVMDLKTYSLFPDYRGLFYLENEGNSEVIFDVQYKYPEFTHSLDISLDQQLGSAPLPDLVNAYYATDGKPIASSAVYNAAKPFENRDSRLQATVILPGTQFKGATVTANQYPSTGYGLKKYTIFKDNEKPVAAPTSGTSELNLILLRYADVLLMYAEAKNEDVGPDQSVFDVLNLIRARAKMPNISPTLTQDELRAEIRHERRVELAGEGLYYYDVRRWGIAPQVLNGNITNSAGARIDSRLFDANKDYLWPVPSIAIQNNPSLKQNPNYNK from the coding sequence ATGAGAAAATATATTTTATTAGTGATGCTTTCCTTCCTTTGGTTTGGCTGTAAAGACTATTTGGAAGTAACACCAACCGATCGGTTTACGCAAGATACCTATTGGAATACTAAAATACAGGCCGAAGCCGCCTTAAATGGCACTTACGCGGCAATTTATTACAATGTTTATTCGGCCAATTCCATCTATCTTGATGCGTTGAGCCCCAATACCTATCAATACAATAACGATTATAACATCATTTCGAGAGGTTTGCACAATGCCGCAACCGGATATTTTAACGATACGTGGAATGGCAGCTATAAAGGCATTGGACGGGCAAACAACCTGCTCGCCAATATCGATAAGGTAGAAATGGATGCCATGTTAAAAGAAAGATACAAGGCCGAGGCCAAATTTTTACGGGCACTTTACTATTTTCCGCTGTGGAACTTGTTTGGCGGTGCGCCGTTAATTACCGAAGCTACCAACTATGACACGCAGGCCAGTTTGCCCCGAAACACTGCTGATGAACTGCTGGCCCAAATTTTAAAAGACTTAACCGAAGCCTCATCAGGCACGGCCTTGCCCTTAAGCTATTCTGGTGCCGATAAAGGCAGGGCAACACGAGGCGCCGCTTTGGCACTAAAAGCCCGTGCTTTGTTATATGCCAAACGATGGAAAGAAGCCGCCGAAGCTGCAAAAGCAGTAATGGACTTGAAAACCTACAGCTTATTTCCGGATTATCGAGGTTTGTTTTACCTCGAAAATGAAGGAAACAGCGAGGTCATTTTCGATGTGCAATACAAATACCCTGAGTTTACGCACTCGCTGGATATTAGTTTAGACCAGCAACTCGGGTCTGCACCTTTGCCCGATCTTGTTAACGCCTATTACGCCACAGATGGCAAGCCAATTGCCAGTTCGGCAGTGTATAATGCCGCCAAGCCGTTCGAAAACAGGGACAGCCGATTGCAGGCGACCGTAATTTTGCCGGGAACGCAATTTAAGGGCGCTACGGTTACGGCAAACCAATATCCGAGTACGGGTTATGGGTTGAAAAAATACACCATATTTAAGGATAATGAAAAGCCAGTTGCCGCACCAACAAGCGGAACTTCGGAATTAAATTTAATTTTGCTTCGCTACGCTGATGTGTTGTTAATGTATGCCGAAGCCAAAAATGAAGATGTGGGGCCAGACCAATCGGTGTTTGATGTGCTAAACTTAATCAGGGCCCGGGCAAAGATGCCAAATATTTCGCCAACCTTAACACAAGACGAACTCAGAGCCGAAATCAGGCACGAAAGAAGAGTGGAGCTAGCTGGCGAGGGGCTTTATTACTACGATGTTCGCCGTTGGGGCATTGCGCCGCAGGTGTTAAACGGAAACATTACCAATAGTGCTGGCGCAAGGATAGATAGCCGTTTGTTTGATGCAAATAAAGACTATCTGTGGCCGGTTCCATCAATTGCCATTCAAAATAATCCATCGCTAAAACAAAATCCCAACTATAATAAATAA